From Myxococcus stipitatus, the proteins below share one genomic window:
- the icd gene encoding NADP-dependent isocitrate dehydrogenase gives MAPPSSGEKITLQNGKLSVPDHPIIPYIEGDGTGRDIWRASQAVFDAAVEKAYKGKKKIAWYEVLAGEKSFKAVNNWLPDETVEAFRTYLVGIKGPLTTPVGGGIRSLNVALRQLLDLYVCLRPVRYFKGVPSPVKTPEKVDMTIFRENTEDIYAGIEFEAGSAAAEKFLGLLKQEFPKEFGKIRFPSNIGLGVKPVSKEGSDRLIRAAIQYAVDHKRKSVTLVHKGNIMKYTEGAFRKWGYELAAREFGDKVYTWDQWEVTKAAKGEDAANAEQKAAVVAGKIIVKDSIADITLQQVLTRPDEFDVIATLNLNGDYLSDALAAQVGGIGIAPGGNINYVTGHAVFEATHGTAPKYADQDKVNPGSVILSGEMMFRHLGWHEAADMMIQGMDRAIAAKTVTYDFARLMKQEGQSGVTEVKCSEFGQAIIKHM, from the coding sequence ATGGCGCCCCCGTCGTCCGGCGAGAAGATCACCCTCCAGAACGGCAAGCTGTCGGTCCCGGATCACCCGATCATCCCCTACATCGAGGGTGACGGCACCGGCCGCGACATCTGGCGTGCCTCCCAGGCCGTCTTCGACGCGGCGGTGGAGAAGGCCTACAAGGGCAAGAAGAAGATCGCCTGGTACGAGGTCCTCGCGGGTGAGAAGTCCTTCAAGGCCGTCAACAACTGGCTGCCGGACGAGACGGTCGAGGCCTTCCGCACCTACCTCGTCGGCATCAAGGGCCCCCTGACGACGCCGGTGGGCGGTGGCATCCGCTCCCTGAACGTGGCGCTGCGCCAGCTGCTCGACCTGTACGTCTGCCTGCGCCCGGTGCGGTACTTCAAGGGCGTGCCCAGCCCCGTGAAGACGCCGGAGAAGGTCGACATGACCATCTTCCGCGAGAACACGGAGGACATCTACGCGGGCATCGAGTTCGAGGCGGGTTCCGCGGCGGCGGAGAAGTTCCTGGGCCTGCTCAAGCAGGAGTTCCCGAAGGAGTTCGGGAAGATCCGCTTCCCCTCCAACATCGGCCTGGGCGTGAAGCCGGTGTCCAAGGAGGGCAGCGACCGGCTGATCCGCGCGGCCATCCAGTACGCGGTGGACCACAAGCGCAAGAGCGTCACCCTGGTCCACAAGGGCAACATCATGAAGTACACCGAGGGCGCCTTCCGCAAGTGGGGCTACGAGCTGGCCGCCCGCGAGTTCGGTGACAAGGTCTACACCTGGGATCAGTGGGAGGTGACCAAGGCCGCCAAGGGCGAGGACGCGGCGAACGCCGAGCAGAAGGCGGCGGTGGTGGCGGGCAAGATTATCGTCAAGGACTCCATCGCGGACATCACCCTGCAGCAGGTGCTCACCCGTCCGGACGAGTTCGACGTCATCGCCACGCTGAACCTCAACGGCGACTACCTGTCGGACGCGCTGGCGGCCCAGGTGGGCGGCATCGGCATCGCGCCGGGCGGCAACATCAACTACGTGACCGGCCACGCCGTCTTCGAGGCGACGCACGGCACGGCGCCCAAGTACGCGGATCAGGACAAGGTGAACCCGGGCTCGGTCATCCTCTCCGGCGAGATGATGTTCCGGCACCTGGGCTGGCACGAGGCCGCGGACATGATGATCCAGGGCATGGACCGCGCCATCGCCGCCAAGACGGTGACCTACGACTTCGCCCGCCTGATGAAGCAGGAGGGGCAGTCCGGAGTGACCGAGGTGAAGTGCTCCGAGTTCGGTCAGGCCATCATCAAGCACATGTAA
- the menE gene encoding o-succinylbenzoate--CoA ligase, giving the protein MKSLACPIREGAGLHPEAQALTFTGRSWSYRELDEEVGRWVAALETRGICEGQRVALLATNHVASVFLFWALGRLGALFAPLNARLTAAELAPLVEDVEPGLVLALEPLRDKLPRAEPLESFAGTATSGTCRALEEGSPRVVLFTSGTTGRPKGAVLTEGNFRASARASAANLGPHPAPRWLGTLPLFHVGGLSMLTRTAYEGGCLVLHERFDAEATNRAIDEDAVSHASLVATTLERVLDVRGGRRVPSTFRFALIGGGPVPVPLLERARAVGLVALQTYGLTESCSQAATEHPGEADGRTAGPALPGVEVRVVDAEGRPRGPGVEGDIQVRGPTVMAGYWRRPEATREALRDGWLHTKDLGVLDERGRLTVLSRRTDLIVRGGENVYPAEIEAVLVDHPAIAEAAVVGIPDARWGEVPVAFLVPRAGHAPPDGETLTAWCRRCLAGFKQPARFIWREALPRNAMGKLERQVLRRDASG; this is encoded by the coding sequence GTGAAGTCGCTGGCGTGTCCCATCCGTGAAGGCGCCGGGCTTCATCCCGAGGCCCAGGCGCTCACCTTCACGGGGCGCTCGTGGTCGTATCGCGAGCTGGACGAAGAGGTGGGGCGCTGGGTGGCGGCGTTGGAGACCCGGGGAATCTGCGAAGGGCAGCGCGTGGCGCTCCTGGCCACGAACCATGTCGCCTCCGTCTTCCTCTTCTGGGCCCTGGGGCGGCTGGGCGCGCTCTTCGCGCCGCTCAATGCCCGGCTGACCGCCGCGGAGCTCGCGCCCCTCGTCGAGGACGTCGAACCGGGCCTCGTGTTGGCGCTGGAGCCCCTGCGCGACAAGCTCCCCCGCGCCGAGCCGTTGGAGTCGTTCGCGGGGACGGCCACGTCGGGCACCTGTCGCGCACTGGAGGAGGGCTCGCCGCGCGTGGTGCTCTTCACCAGCGGGACGACGGGACGTCCGAAGGGGGCGGTGTTGACGGAGGGGAACTTCCGCGCCTCCGCGCGGGCCTCCGCCGCGAACCTGGGGCCCCATCCGGCGCCGCGCTGGCTCGGGACGCTGCCGCTGTTCCACGTCGGTGGCCTGTCCATGTTGACGCGCACGGCGTACGAGGGTGGCTGCCTGGTGCTCCACGAGCGGTTCGACGCCGAGGCCACCAACCGGGCCATCGACGAGGACGCGGTGTCCCACGCCAGCCTCGTGGCGACCACCCTGGAGCGAGTCCTCGACGTGCGTGGCGGCCGGCGCGTCCCCTCCACGTTCAGGTTCGCGTTGATTGGTGGTGGGCCGGTGCCGGTGCCCCTGCTGGAGCGGGCGCGGGCCGTGGGCCTCGTCGCGCTCCAGACATACGGGCTCACCGAGTCCTGCTCCCAGGCCGCCACCGAGCACCCCGGCGAGGCCGATGGCCGCACCGCGGGGCCCGCGCTGCCGGGGGTGGAGGTGCGCGTCGTCGACGCCGAGGGCAGGCCGCGCGGCCCGGGGGTGGAGGGCGACATCCAGGTGCGGGGCCCCACGGTGATGGCCGGCTACTGGCGGCGCCCCGAGGCCACGCGCGAGGCCCTCCGCGACGGCTGGCTCCACACGAAGGACCTCGGCGTCCTCGACGAACGGGGCCGGCTCACCGTGCTGTCGCGGCGCACGGACCTCATCGTGCGCGGCGGCGAGAACGTCTACCCCGCCGAAATCGAGGCCGTCCTCGTCGACCACCCGGCAATCGCGGAGGCCGCGGTGGTGGGCATCCCCGACGCACGCTGGGGCGAGGTGCCCGTGGCCTTCCTCGTGCCTCGCGCCGGCCATGCGCCGCCGGATGGCGAAACACTCACGGCCTGGTGTCGACGATGCCTCGCGGGTTTCAAACAACCTGCCCGTTTCATCTGGCGAGAAGCGCTGCCACGCAATGCGATGGGCAAGCTCGAGCGGCAGGTGTTGCGCCGGGACGCCAGCGGCTGA
- the menH gene encoding 2-succinyl-6-hydroxy-2,4-cyclohexadiene-1-carboxylate synthase, whose amino-acid sequence MGVTLAYESWGEGPRPLVLLHGFTGNRTAFDGLRPLLGHAVKAIAVDLPGHGATPLPERGGREGFLETVDALVALVDSLGLGQVDLLGYSQGARVALAAAVRAPDRFGRLVMESGSPGLHRRQERAERRESDAQLAAFIRTRGVEAFVERWEALPMFEGLRAMPEARRRALRANRLACTVEGLAGALECLGTGTQPDYWPDLHHQRLPTLLLTGARDEKFTGIARRMAAELPVVWRHAFADCGHAPHLETPEAYAREVLGFLQTPWYEAPQFEGAATAAPERVSP is encoded by the coding sequence ATGGGCGTGACGCTGGCGTACGAGTCGTGGGGCGAGGGTCCCCGGCCGCTCGTCCTGCTGCACGGCTTCACGGGCAACCGGACCGCGTTCGACGGGCTGCGGCCCTTGCTCGGGCACGCGGTGAAGGCCATCGCGGTGGATCTGCCGGGGCACGGCGCCACGCCGCTCCCCGAGCGAGGGGGGCGTGAGGGCTTCCTCGAGACGGTGGACGCGCTGGTGGCGCTCGTCGACTCGCTGGGGCTCGGGCAGGTGGACCTGCTGGGCTATTCGCAGGGGGCGAGGGTGGCGCTGGCCGCGGCGGTGCGCGCGCCCGACCGCTTCGGCCGGCTCGTCATGGAGAGTGGCTCCCCGGGCCTGCATCGCCGCCAGGAGCGCGCGGAGCGGCGCGAGTCCGACGCCCAGCTGGCGGCCTTCATCCGGACGCGCGGCGTGGAAGCCTTCGTGGAGCGCTGGGAGGCGTTGCCCATGTTCGAGGGGCTGCGCGCCATGCCCGAGGCGCGGCGGCGGGCGCTGCGCGCCAACCGCCTGGCGTGCACGGTGGAGGGCCTGGCCGGGGCGCTGGAGTGTCTGGGGACGGGGACCCAACCGGACTACTGGCCGGACCTGCACCACCAGCGGCTGCCCACGCTGCTGCTCACGGGGGCGCGGGACGAGAAGTTCACGGGGATTGCCCGGCGCATGGCGGCGGAGCTGCCCGTGGTGTGGCGACATGCGTTCGCGGACTGTGGCCACGCGCCGCACCTGGAGACGCCGGAGGCCTATGCGCGCGAGGTGCTGGGCTTCCTCCAGACGCCCTGGTACGAGGCGCCGCAGTTCGAGGGGGCCGCCACCGCGGCTCCGGAGAGGGTGAGCCCGTGA
- a CDS encoding bifunctional 3-(3-hydroxy-phenyl)propionate/3-hydroxycinnamic acid hydroxylase, with translation MQGIQRAAYSWGTPGFGKSVTRIQTVPAVGRGLRQLHSLSCQEVAVLQKTVDVIIVGCGPVGAMAANLLGQRGISTLVVERESSAHGQSRAISVDDEAQRIFQSAGLEGALEVGFHPCRRLQYLDDESRVLAEVDFTKLDAPNGHPVGALFQQPRMEAALRRGMGRFPHVELWQGHVLESFVQDENGLTAQVRDVVTARTSVVRAEYLLGADGAHSMVRRMLDLKLEGTTGLEHALAITVGTAAPEPDFSCYLCGPERRGFITRTAKDELRFDIIIPSGTDLERAREPEAVRALLARFVDSASVQVRSANVYSYHSRLASRWQVGRAFLLGDAAHLMPPFLGQGLCSGLRDAANLTWKLACVLEGTAARTLLETYELERRAHVEELIQSSNAMGRVMMSGGWLLSRLRNVLIRLLYRLPVTGAFIREFRARPVVPLRRGFLLGGRRGEDAPEGGCIPQPRVETAEGARARLDDVMGPGFGVLVRGDVAGELRREARALAESLGMVAWSILPATHSGPVPPDAVVDVDGRLMAWFSRHAVDVAVVRPDRYVYGAVPTARFADLQRSLKGHLRPSVGGRERDVRRAG, from the coding sequence ATGCAAGGAATTCAACGCGCGGCGTATTCATGGGGGACGCCGGGGTTCGGGAAATCCGTGACACGGATACAGACGGTTCCGGCGGTCGGCCGGGGCCTGCGGCAGCTTCATTCCCTGTCATGTCAGGAGGTGGCCGTGTTGCAAAAGACCGTTGATGTCATCATCGTCGGCTGTGGGCCCGTGGGCGCCATGGCGGCGAACCTGCTCGGTCAGCGAGGCATCTCGACCCTGGTGGTGGAGCGCGAGTCCTCGGCGCACGGCCAGTCCCGCGCCATCAGCGTGGATGACGAGGCCCAGCGAATCTTCCAGTCGGCGGGGCTGGAGGGCGCGCTGGAGGTCGGTTTCCACCCGTGCAGACGCTTGCAGTATCTCGACGATGAGTCGCGCGTGCTGGCCGAAGTGGACTTCACGAAGCTGGATGCGCCGAACGGGCATCCCGTGGGGGCGCTGTTCCAGCAGCCTCGGATGGAGGCGGCGCTGCGCCGGGGCATGGGGCGCTTCCCTCATGTCGAGTTGTGGCAGGGCCACGTGCTGGAGTCGTTCGTCCAGGACGAGAACGGGCTCACGGCCCAGGTGCGTGACGTCGTCACGGCGCGCACGTCCGTGGTGCGGGCGGAGTACCTGCTGGGGGCGGACGGCGCGCACAGCATGGTGCGACGGATGCTGGACCTGAAGCTCGAGGGCACCACGGGCCTCGAGCACGCGCTCGCCATCACCGTGGGCACGGCGGCGCCGGAGCCGGACTTCAGCTGTTATCTCTGTGGCCCGGAGCGACGTGGCTTCATCACGCGCACGGCGAAGGACGAGCTGCGCTTCGACATCATCATCCCCTCGGGCACGGACCTGGAGCGGGCGCGTGAGCCGGAGGCGGTGAGGGCGCTGCTCGCGCGCTTCGTCGACTCCGCGTCCGTCCAGGTGCGCTCCGCCAACGTGTACTCGTACCACAGCCGGTTGGCGAGCCGCTGGCAGGTGGGGCGCGCCTTCCTGCTGGGAGACGCGGCGCACCTGATGCCGCCGTTCCTGGGGCAGGGTCTGTGCTCGGGGCTGCGCGACGCGGCCAACCTGACGTGGAAGCTGGCCTGCGTCCTGGAGGGGACGGCGGCGCGGACGCTGCTGGAGACGTACGAGCTGGAGCGCCGGGCCCACGTCGAGGAGCTCATCCAGAGCTCGAACGCGATGGGGAGGGTGATGATGTCGGGCGGCTGGCTCCTGTCGCGCCTGCGCAACGTGCTCATCCGGCTGTTGTACCGGTTGCCCGTGACGGGCGCCTTCATCCGGGAGTTCCGCGCGCGGCCCGTCGTCCCGCTCCGGCGAGGCTTCCTGCTGGGGGGACGCCGGGGCGAGGACGCGCCGGAGGGGGGCTGCATCCCCCAGCCCCGGGTGGAGACGGCCGAGGGCGCGCGGGCGCGGCTCGACGACGTCATGGGGCCAGGCTTCGGGGTGCTCGTCCGAGGCGACGTCGCGGGCGAGCTGCGGCGTGAGGCGCGCGCCCTGGCCGAGTCGCTTGGGATGGTGGCCTGGAGCATCCTGCCCGCGACGCACTCCGGTCCCGTGCCGCCGGACGCGGTGGTGGATGTGGACGGGCGGCTGATGGCCTGGTTCTCGCGCCACGCGGTGGATGTCGCGGTGGTGCGGCCGGACCGCTACGTCTATGGCGCGGTGCCCACGGCGCGGTTCGCGGACCTCCAGCGCTCGCTCAAGGGGCACCTGCGTCCATCCGTGGGCGGGCGCGAGCGGGATGTCCGTCGGGCGGGGTAG
- the menD gene encoding 2-succinyl-5-enolpyruvyl-6-hydroxy-3-cyclohexene-1-carboxylic-acid synthase: MSVDVNVNVLWARALLEELVRGGVRHAVVCPGSRSSPLALACARTEGLRTWSVIDERGAGFFALGLAKHSRAPVVLVATSGTAGAHFYPAVIEASLSHVPLVVLTADRPLELQGWGAAQTVPQARFYGEHARFFADLGLAEASDVALMHLRATASRAVATARRAPRGAVQLNVPFREPLAPVSEPFGEERLSALARDGRQGAPLTHLVPPVPVPDPAVLESVRRRVAATERGIIVCGPRDEVDGFGEAITALSLATGYPVLAESVSQARYGGGPLTLSYYDAVLRHGPFAKAHRPELVLRFGGGLTPKAPQQWLEASGAEVVLFSDEGGLFDPGHRAATVVEGSAVAACEVLARGLSRGATGRWPQAFLAAERLARGALEAAFAERPDALSEPRIAREVVAALPAGSPLFVSSSMPIRDVDAFAPAGAVPLRVLANRGANGIDGILSSALGVAASAARPTVLLTGDLALLHDVGAFVTAARSRVPLTVVVVNNDGGGIFSFLPIAQVAKQDEFEALFGTPHGVDLSHAAALGGARFHRPTTPAGLRAAVREGLEGGLHVVEVRVDRAANVDDHRQLFARMAAAIGEGPWA, from the coding sequence ATGTCGGTCGACGTTAACGTCAACGTGTTGTGGGCGCGCGCGCTCCTGGAGGAGCTGGTGCGCGGGGGCGTGCGGCACGCGGTGGTCTGTCCGGGTTCCCGCTCGTCGCCGCTGGCGCTGGCGTGCGCGCGGACGGAGGGGCTGCGCACCTGGTCCGTCATCGACGAGCGCGGCGCGGGCTTCTTCGCGCTCGGTCTGGCGAAGCACTCCCGCGCGCCCGTGGTGCTCGTCGCCACCAGCGGCACGGCCGGGGCCCACTTCTATCCAGCGGTCATCGAGGCCTCGCTGTCGCACGTCCCGCTCGTGGTGTTGACGGCGGATCGCCCGCTGGAGTTGCAGGGGTGGGGGGCCGCGCAGACGGTGCCCCAGGCGCGGTTCTACGGGGAGCACGCGCGCTTCTTCGCGGACCTGGGTCTGGCGGAGGCGAGCGACGTGGCGCTCATGCACCTGCGTGCGACGGCGTCCCGCGCGGTGGCCACCGCCAGGCGCGCGCCCCGGGGCGCGGTGCAGCTCAACGTCCCGTTCCGCGAGCCGCTGGCGCCCGTGTCCGAGCCCTTCGGCGAGGAGCGGCTGTCGGCGCTGGCGAGGGACGGACGCCAGGGGGCGCCGCTCACGCATCTGGTGCCGCCGGTGCCGGTGCCGGACCCGGCGGTGCTGGAGTCCGTCCGGCGTCGCGTCGCCGCGACCGAGCGGGGCATCATCGTGTGCGGCCCGCGCGACGAGGTGGATGGCTTCGGCGAGGCCATCACCGCGCTGTCGCTGGCGACGGGCTACCCGGTGTTGGCCGAATCCGTCTCGCAGGCGCGCTACGGCGGCGGTCCGCTCACGCTGTCGTACTACGACGCGGTGCTGCGGCACGGGCCCTTCGCGAAGGCGCACCGGCCGGAGCTGGTGCTGCGCTTCGGGGGCGGGCTGACGCCGAAGGCGCCGCAGCAGTGGCTGGAGGCCTCGGGCGCGGAGGTGGTCCTCTTCAGTGACGAGGGCGGGCTGTTCGATCCGGGGCATCGCGCGGCCACGGTGGTGGAGGGCTCGGCGGTGGCGGCCTGCGAGGTGCTCGCGCGGGGGCTCTCCCGTGGGGCGACGGGCCGCTGGCCCCAGGCCTTCCTCGCGGCGGAGCGGCTGGCGCGGGGCGCGCTGGAGGCGGCGTTCGCGGAGCGCCCCGACGCGCTCAGCGAGCCGCGCATCGCGCGCGAGGTGGTGGCCGCGCTCCCAGCGGGTTCGCCGTTGTTCGTCTCCAGCAGCATGCCCATCCGCGACGTGGACGCCTTCGCCCCCGCGGGCGCGGTGCCGCTGCGCGTGCTGGCCAACCGGGGCGCCAACGGCATCGACGGCATCCTCTCCAGCGCGCTCGGCGTCGCGGCGTCGGCCGCGCGTCCCACGGTGCTGCTCACCGGGGACCTGGCGCTGCTCCACGACGTGGGGGCCTTCGTCACGGCGGCGCGCTCGCGCGTGCCGCTGACGGTGGTGGTGGTGAACAACGACGGCGGGGGCATCTTCTCCTTCCTGCCCATCGCCCAGGTGGCGAAGCAGGACGAGTTCGAGGCGCTGTTCGGCACGCCGCACGGCGTGGACCTGTCGCACGCGGCGGCGCTGGGGGGCGCGCGCTTCCACCGGCCGACGACGCCCGCGGGGCTGCGCGCGGCCGTGCGCGAGGGACTCGAGGGCGGCCTGCACGTGGTCGAGGTGCGGGTGGACCGGGCCGCGAACGTGGATGACCACCGGCAGTTGTTCGCGAGGATGGCGGCCGCCATCGGGGAGGGACCATGGGCGTGA
- the mdh gene encoding malate dehydrogenase produces the protein MAQNRKKKIGLIGGGQIGGNLALLAVQKSLGDVVLYDIPAAEGLVKGKALDINQLSAVDGYDCRVTGSTDWKDVAGSDVIIITAGVPRKPGMSREDLLEVNLKIMKDVAGNIKQHAPNAFVINVANPLDAMVFALHKIAGLPDNMVVGMAGVLDTSRFKCFVAEALGSSIRDVEALVLGGHGDDMVPLVRHSTVGGVPLTELIAKDKLDAIVDRTRKGGGELVALYKTGSAYFGPAASAIAMAESYIFDRKRILPGAALLKGQYGINDYFFGVPVQIGAGGVEKIITVDLNDAEKAELNKSFASVKQTVDSVKL, from the coding sequence ATGGCTCAGAATCGCAAGAAGAAGATTGGTCTCATCGGTGGCGGGCAGATCGGCGGCAACCTCGCGCTGCTCGCGGTGCAGAAGTCGCTGGGCGACGTGGTGCTCTACGACATCCCGGCGGCCGAGGGGCTGGTCAAGGGCAAGGCGCTGGACATCAACCAGCTGTCGGCGGTGGACGGCTATGACTGCCGCGTCACCGGCTCCACGGACTGGAAGGACGTCGCGGGTTCGGACGTCATCATCATCACCGCGGGCGTCCCCCGGAAGCCGGGCATGAGCCGGGAGGACCTGCTCGAGGTCAACCTGAAGATCATGAAGGACGTGGCGGGCAACATCAAGCAGCACGCCCCCAACGCCTTCGTCATCAACGTGGCCAACCCGCTGGACGCGATGGTGTTCGCGCTCCACAAGATCGCCGGCCTGCCGGACAACATGGTCGTGGGCATGGCGGGCGTGCTGGACACCAGCCGCTTCAAGTGCTTCGTGGCGGAGGCCCTGGGCTCCTCCATCCGTGACGTGGAGGCCCTGGTGCTCGGCGGCCACGGCGACGACATGGTCCCCCTGGTGCGCCACAGCACCGTGGGCGGCGTGCCCCTGACGGAGCTCATCGCCAAGGACAAGCTGGACGCCATCGTCGACCGCACCCGCAAGGGCGGCGGCGAGCTGGTGGCCCTCTACAAGACGGGCAGCGCCTACTTCGGCCCCGCGGCCTCCGCTATCGCCATGGCGGAGAGCTACATCTTCGACCGCAAGCGCATCCTCCCGGGCGCGGCGCTGCTGAAGGGCCAGTATGGCATCAACGACTACTTCTTCGGCGTCCCCGTCCAGATCGGCGCGGGCGGCGTGGAGAAGATCATCACCGTCGACCTCAACGACGCCGAGAAGGCCGAGCTGAACAAGTCCTTCGCGTCGGTCAAGCAGACGGTCGACTCCGTCAAGCTGTAA
- a CDS encoding 1,4-dihydroxy-2-naphthoate polyprenyltransferase translates to MSTSVPGVPTAEAKPRPTVKTWLMAVRPKTLTAALVPVLVGTALAFGLGVGRLLPALAALLGAVLIQIGTNFINDYYDFKKGADTHERLGPVRVTQSGLIAPSTVMVGAAVCFALATAVGAYLVVVGGWPIVVIGLLSLLCGYAYTGGPYPLGYNGLGDLFVFLFFGLVAVTGTFYVQAGAVHPAAWWAAVPVGASGTMIIVVNNLRDVTTDVKAGKRTLAVRFGTTAGKAEYALLLGVSFLTPVAMYLAGHAGPWVFLSFLSLPFAVPPLKRVLREQGAALNPALGGTARFQLFYGVLFGLGLYLR, encoded by the coding sequence GTGAGCACGTCCGTCCCTGGAGTTCCGACCGCCGAAGCGAAGCCCCGGCCCACGGTGAAGACGTGGCTGATGGCGGTGCGGCCGAAGACGCTGACGGCGGCCCTGGTGCCGGTGCTGGTGGGGACGGCGCTCGCGTTCGGCCTGGGCGTGGGACGGCTGCTGCCCGCGCTGGCGGCGCTGCTGGGCGCGGTGCTCATCCAGATCGGCACCAACTTCATCAACGACTACTACGACTTCAAGAAGGGCGCGGACACGCACGAGCGGCTGGGCCCCGTGCGCGTGACGCAGAGTGGGCTCATCGCGCCCTCGACGGTGATGGTGGGCGCGGCGGTGTGCTTCGCGCTGGCGACGGCGGTGGGCGCCTACCTGGTGGTCGTCGGCGGCTGGCCCATCGTCGTCATCGGCCTGCTGTCGCTGTTGTGCGGCTACGCGTACACCGGCGGCCCCTATCCCCTGGGCTACAACGGCCTGGGCGACCTGTTCGTCTTCCTCTTCTTCGGGCTGGTGGCCGTCACGGGGACCTTCTACGTCCAGGCCGGCGCGGTGCATCCCGCGGCATGGTGGGCGGCGGTGCCGGTGGGGGCGAGCGGGACGATGATCATCGTCGTCAACAACCTGCGCGACGTGACCACCGATGTGAAGGCGGGCAAGCGGACCCTGGCGGTGCGCTTCGGCACGACGGCGGGCAAGGCCGAGTACGCCCTGCTGCTGGGGGTGTCCTTCCTGACGCCCGTCGCCATGTACCTGGCCGGCCATGCGGGGCCCTGGGTGTTCCTGTCGTTCCTGAGCCTGCCGTTCGCGGTGCCGCCGCTGAAGCGGGTGCTGCGCGAGCAGGGGGCGGCGCTGAATCCGGCGCTCGGGGGCACGGCCCGGTTCCAGCTTTTCTACGGCGTGCTGTTCGGCCTGGGGCTCTACCTGAGATGA
- a CDS encoding mandelate racemase/muconate lactonizing enzyme family protein: MRIVHATLTPLRLELLQPLKTSRGTYSAREGFLVRLEDEEGRVGLGEAMPLPEFGTESLSLCGEVLGAWLRSLEGETLGDSVRAVEDTLSPFASTVARGEGVRIRARHPAPPAPVPAAEHALELALLDLLARRQGVPLCWLLAEEARPEVVVNALLGAEGPEALAQEARAAVAEGFGTLKLKVASRSLEDDERRVKVVREAVGPDVKLRLDANGAWSEAEAKLALDKLGWYGLELVEQPTAPDDLAALWRVQRRAPCLIAADESLGSPETLRALLAIDPLLGGGPAVGAVVLKPMVLGGLLPCLVVAMRAARLGMQAYVTSSLDGVVARAGAAHLAAALPSGALASGLAVGRLFAREPDVHEYKPLHGRIRLPESSGLGLDTGVVV; encoded by the coding sequence ATGCGCATCGTCCACGCGACGCTGACCCCACTGCGGTTGGAGCTGCTCCAGCCCTTGAAGACGTCCCGCGGTACCTACTCCGCGCGAGAGGGCTTCCTCGTGCGACTGGAGGACGAGGAGGGCCGGGTGGGGCTGGGCGAGGCGATGCCGCTGCCCGAGTTCGGCACGGAGTCACTGTCCCTCTGTGGCGAGGTGCTCGGGGCGTGGCTGCGCTCCCTCGAGGGGGAGACGCTCGGCGACAGCGTGCGCGCGGTGGAGGACACGTTGTCCCCGTTCGCGTCCACCGTGGCCAGGGGGGAGGGGGTCCGCATCCGCGCGCGCCACCCCGCGCCGCCGGCCCCCGTGCCCGCCGCGGAGCACGCGCTGGAGCTGGCCCTGTTGGATCTGCTCGCCCGGCGCCAGGGCGTGCCCCTGTGCTGGCTCCTGGCGGAGGAGGCGCGTCCGGAGGTGGTGGTCAACGCGCTGCTCGGCGCGGAGGGCCCGGAGGCCCTGGCGCAGGAGGCCCGCGCGGCCGTGGCCGAGGGCTTCGGCACGTTGAAGCTGAAGGTCGCCAGCCGCTCGCTGGAGGACGACGAGCGCCGCGTGAAGGTGGTGCGCGAGGCGGTGGGGCCGGACGTGAAGTTGCGGCTGGACGCCAATGGCGCCTGGTCCGAGGCGGAGGCGAAGCTCGCGCTCGACAAGCTGGGTTGGTATGGCCTGGAGCTGGTCGAGCAGCCCACGGCGCCGGACGACCTGGCCGCGCTGTGGCGGGTCCAGCGACGCGCGCCCTGCCTCATCGCCGCGGACGAGTCGCTGGGCTCGCCCGAGACGCTCCGGGCGCTGCTCGCCATCGATCCGCTGCTGGGCGGAGGGCCGGCGGTCGGCGCGGTGGTGCTCAAGCCGATGGTGCTGGGCGGCCTGCTCCCCTGTCTCGTGGTGGCGATGCGCGCGGCGCGGCTCGGCATGCAGGCGTACGTGACGAGCTCGCTCGACGGCGTGGTGGCTCGCGCGGGCGCGGCGCACCTGGCCGCGGCGCTGCCGTCGGGAGCGCTCGCGTCGGGGCTCGCGGTGGGGCGGCTCTTCGCGCGAGAGCCGGACGTGCATGAGTACAAGCCCCTCCATGGGCGCATCCGCCTCCCCGAGTCCTCGGGGCTGGGGCTGGATACAGGAGTGGTCGTGTGA
- a CDS encoding sensor histidine kinase codes for MTVREGGEPARVPARVPSLELVEGPDVLQANLGNVASEARALLVATRRLHGVEVALDVPEDAALARVSRRRAGQVMLLLLAHAVDHAGGRGVRLVVEPPDDFGDEGPSFRVRTPDARLSERELHAAFLSPVLAGPRHRQLARARELVESLGGTLVGACGEDSGLCVTVSFPAPGLSSW; via the coding sequence GTGACGGTCCGTGAAGGAGGGGAGCCGGCCCGTGTCCCCGCGCGCGTGCCTTCCCTGGAGTTGGTGGAAGGCCCGGACGTGCTCCAGGCGAACCTGGGGAACGTGGCGAGCGAGGCGAGGGCGCTGCTGGTGGCCACGCGCCGGCTCCACGGGGTGGAGGTGGCGCTGGACGTGCCGGAGGACGCGGCGCTGGCGCGGGTGAGCCGGAGGCGCGCCGGTCAGGTGATGTTGCTGCTGCTGGCCCACGCGGTGGACCACGCGGGAGGGCGGGGCGTCCGACTGGTGGTGGAGCCTCCGGATGACTTCGGGGACGAGGGCCCCTCTTTCCGGGTGCGCACGCCGGACGCCCGGCTGTCCGAGCGCGAGCTCCACGCGGCCTTCCTCTCTCCGGTGCTCGCGGGCCCCAGGCATCGCCAGCTCGCGCGGGCGCGGGAGCTGGTGGAGTCGTTGGGCGGCACGCTGGTGGGCGCCTGTGGCGAGGACTCCGGTCTGTGCGTCACCGTGAGCTTCCCCGCGCCTGGATTGTCCAGCTGGTAG